The genome window TCAAATACTAAAGCTGCAAagagttctgagagtaaagGTGTATGATCACGTGACTCACCTGGTGTTATAGCCTCCTTGTTAGTATAGTGGACAGTATGTCCGCCTGTCACGCGGAAGACCGGgattctgtgtaatgtttatgcagcctctGTGATGTGAGGCTGAACATAGAAACTGGTCAAagggaataaaatgaaaacacaaagacagagctttgtttttgtttcactgcTGACTAATTCATTTAAAACAGGTAAGAACATAACCTTTTACATTTAGAgttagaaacacaaaacatgtttcCGCCCGGTCTCGAACCGGGGACCTTTCGCGTGGGTCCCCCTCATAATATAGCTTAACTTCCTTAACTTTCCCCATTCATTCTCTATGGTAGTTCTTATCACTATGCATGTAATATATTCCTGACCACTATGGAGATTTTTGGGGCGTTTTTCCCCCCTTTTGGTAGAGTTAAGAGAACCCCGTTTCTTAAGGTTTTGAGTGAGTGACGGGTCACAGCATCAgcggtaaacaacaacactgttaTCAgcatttattgtggctttttctcACGACTTTGTCAACAAGTACAAACCATCAAACATTAGTGTGGCTCACTTTTACAGTACTTATAGGCCCCAAGTGATGTTGACAAACCAGTTTTATGATAGTTTAATGAAGTAGTTTTGACAGGTACGAACCGGGGGGCTGTTAGCTCAGGTAGTGGGCTAGTAGTTTAAAGATGGAGAATGTTAAGATAAAGTCATGATGTCACTGAGGCCCCCCCCACcgtagtgtgtgtgaggaaagagaaaggagagaaaagtgttttttgaaacaggcggtaaacatgtttatctaaagctctttgaatgggtgtgtatgtggtttctggtgcttccAGCCTCAAGTACAccctggaggaactgcagttttagtaAGTTGTTGCTTGGCACCTCAACAGGTTTGCATGTGAGCAGTAAACAGTCCTGCtctgtttaatgtgtgttaatcaatcaatctttatttgtatcgcaacaaatcacaacaaatgttattcaAAGACTGATAAAGTTCAGAGAATTTTCAATGTAGACAAAACACTGTAACATTATACAGTTTACACCCATTAAACACTCTGATTATTAGTGATGATTACACCGtttacacatacagtatattatttCCCTTTGGTAACTGTTAGCAGATATAGTTACACTTCTGAATTatatccctctttccctcttagCAGATATGTAACTTTTAGTAGCATATTCATAAAGCTGGTGATGACTAATGTTTCCACCGTAACCCCAAAAAGAATTATTCTAGACATTACTCTATCTTaaattcttcttcctcctttttgcAGAAGTATTCAGAAGGAGTTTCGAGCCCCTCTGCAGTGTACTGGTATTCCTGAGGACTCTCCTTCTttatctctccatctttcattaGAGGTGGGTAGCCGGGCCATAACTTTGCCACttctttttctgctgctgtgaagtCTTGAAAAAGTGCATTCTCAACGATTGTAACAGTTGCCCTCTCACAGAACGTCAGGTTTTCTCTCAGACGGTTCACGTCAAATTTCAGCACCTGAAAGAAAGGGACAGAGATGAAGAGCAGACTCTCTGAGCAATGGACAGGACAACAGTGTTTGCTACATGCTACATGCTAACTCTGAATGGTATAATGCAGGAGCTACAGTTTCACAGAAATCAAATCTGAATCATTTCATCTTCAAAGCTGGTTACAGCTTATATAACCTCATATCGTTGATTGAAGCACATACTCAGCCTGCTGCGTACACCAACAGCTAACATGGTTCATCACTGAGGACGTCAAACaacagtttttatgtttgtaaATTAAAGTATCATCACATTTCATCCTCCAGTCCTCTTTTTAACTCCTCAGCCTCTTTTTCTTACTCATGATTCACATGTTTCTCTTCTTCAGGTCATTCCTGATTTACCTGGAGAATAGACCAGGACCTGTCCCTGAggtgttgttttgatttgtgaAACATCATGTTTTCTAAATGTTGTTTCGTATTTGATCTTCAGGGCTGCTGTAACAAACAGAGATGAAGTGAAACTTTAATCATGATGGATTAACATTCAGTTGAAGGTACCTTATCACCCACATGCAGGGCAATGGCAACGTTGTCCCAGACATAGAACTGAGGATAATTTCCAGCCCCCACAGCTCGCATCTTCTTCTCAGCATCACTCTGGACCAACTCAaagctgacaaacacacagacagaaagaacaaCTCAACCTCAGTACCAAAGTTTCtgcatttgtttcagctgttaatGAGCTCAGAGCTGGCCTGACACTTGGAGGGAGTTAtataacagaaaagaaagagactTGGTCTACAGGTTACTGAGTGGTACATGATCTTTAGAGCATGGGGTAGAGAATCAAGGTGTCAGACTGCTTTACTGCTGGTTAAACAGAACACAGTCTAAGTGAGGCACAAAGAGGTTGGATTGAGTCCTTACTCATAGCTGTGTTTATGGCGTGACATGAAGGAAACCAATTAGAGGATCTGCTCTGATTCCCTTTGAGCCAAGTGTGGCTGCAGGGGGGCGATTACTGTTTACTGATCTCAGCCTTTCTTCTCACATAAACTGAACTTCTCTCCTTCCATTGTGCCCTGAGATGCACAGACTGATGTTTAATCAGCCCAGCAGAAAAGATCAAGACTTTCCAAACTATCTGTTTATGAATGAAACATGACAGGATCACTCCATTAATGATCTAAAACTCAGGGCACACTCACAGTATAGGACAGGATCTTAGTTAATTAGGTCCCGTGCCCAGTACATCGAAAACTGGTGAGCTGTAAATCTGTACTTCCTTATTTTTGCTGCTGGATCAAAAGGCTGTATGTTGTGTTGTGAGCGTAATAGTTCAGTCTTTGTTAATATCTGGGGCACAGCACCGAGAGTAATGTTTGTGGACTGTAAATACAGTAACAAAGAAAATCCCTCTTGgttatgtgtgaatgtgtttctgcACATGTTTCAGGGAGAGTGCACTCATATTCCAAACAAACACTAATACtaggaaatacatttaaaagataaTGGTAACCAAATAAACCCAAATTGTCTTTTATGCAGGGTTCCTTTAACGTTGCCATGACCCCCCATGGTGAACCTCAGGGGGTCTGGTCTCCCACTTTGGACAAACACTCTTCAATAAAGTTAAAACACTGAATTTTTCACATAAAACAGATATTGCAATTAAGCACATAGTGGAGGCATTTGGGGCAGGTCATAGGTCAGCTCTTCAGGTCAACTGGGTCAGGTCTCACCTGTGAGTCTCACACATGGCCTCAGACCTCCACAGGAAGCAGCCGTCTTCATAAGAGCAGATGGGGTTTTGGTTATCAGACAGCAGTGGATATTGTGAGTACTGCTCCTGATTGGCCGGGCTGTGGACCAGCACCACGTactccacttcctgtttgtagAGGATGGTCTCCATCACTCGCATGATGAGCTCGGCTCCAGAGCAGAACTGGAGACGATAACAGAGGTTTTATTTGATGAGTCTGTCCACAGGAAATCAATTCATCAGTGTAACTGTAACTCTCCTTACCATTCCCAAACAAGCATTTGTCTTTACTATGAAGAATCTCACATGTAACCATATAAGGTAAAGTCTATGTTGTTTAGAATGGCTCCAGGAATTGGTAAGATGGGAGTCCCACCTCTATAAATGTGATTGACAGTGATACTCAACACCCTTATATCAACAGAGCTGGAGTCCAGTACCAATGTAAACCAGATGTTGAGAgaagtatgtgtgtatgttatgTTGACGTCACTTAAACGTATATAAAGGACGTGTCCAGCAGCCTTCCGGAGGAGACATTATCTGGCATTAGTCGTCCTCCTGGCATTCGGgatgcttgttcgatactgatgttgtttttttaataaacgtattactataCAAGTGTCAAGAAGTTCCTTCTAAGTTGAgggcgatgatgatgatgatgatgatgattgtgaGTTATTATTAGGGGTATATTCTAttactttcatattttttttatctttcttttataTTTCCATAAATCACCCTTCTAAGCCCCATCATCAGAGAGTAACTGAGAATGGCCACcgactcacactcacacacacacacacacacacacacacacacacacacacacacacacacactgacaaatccTAAAATATTAGTTATaatatttgagttttctgatagatagatagatacatagatagatagatagatagatagatagatagatagatacatagatacatagatagatagatagatagatagatagatagatagatagatagatagatacatagatagatagatagatagatagatagatagatagatagatagatagatagatagatacatagaaagatacatagatagatacatagatacatagatacatagatagatacatagatagatacatagatacatagatacatagatagatagatagatacatagatagatacatagatagatagatagatagatacatagatacatggatacatagatacatagatagatacatagatagatagatacatagatacatagatagatagatagatagatagatacatagatagatagatacatagatacatagatagatagatagatagatacatagatagatacatagatagatagatagatacatagatacatggatacatagatacatagatacatagatagatacatagatagatacatagatacatagatagatagatagatagatagatagatagatagatagatagatagatagatacatagatagatacatagatagatacatagatacatagatagatagatagatagatagatagatagatagatagatagatagatagatagatagatagatagatagatgcgGGATACCTGCTCTCTGTAAGCTTCCAGTAGCTCCTTCACGGGGAAAGTGAAGCGGTTTGACCCAAACATGGAGCTGCTCTTGAAGACCTGGGAGGTGGCAAATTGCTCCAGAAATCTCTGCTGGGTCTGGATCTGCTCCTTGGTTTGATCCGGGTACGTGGTCTCCAAGAGCCTTCTTTCAGCTGTTTCAATCTCCTCCGGACCCACAACCAGATTCCACCACAGCAGAGAGCCACATTTAGGGTTCCTGAAGCCTTCCATCTCCCTGATGCCCTTTAATCCTTGCAAGTCAGTGTCGTGTTTCAGATGAGACGCAAGAAACTCAGGCTGAGGGTAGTCTGGGATGTTTTCTTTTGAGAGGTACCTGTTTCCACCTCGAACTACAACTTTCAGTTGATCAAGCTTCAGGTGACGTCCACTGACATACTGTTCACGGTGTCCTCTGTCATTGAATCTTTCTTGCATGGTCAGATTGAGGACAACTCAaagtaaaatgaattaaaaagagaataaagtcctctctgctgttgaaGGAAGTGATCTCTGGTCTCGTATAGCTCCTTGATATTGCCAAACCCTTTCTTCATCTTTATGTAGGCTTCCTGCAGGGTGTGGTGAAAAATTATGATGTGAGTCACACTCCCAACTCCATATGTCAACACACAGGTTGTTTGTTGGGGCTTGCTGATACAACTTTGTCATGGTTCCTCAATTATGTTTACTCATAACTTGTGATTGTGATTTTTAGCTTCAGTTGTATTTCAGGAGTTAGTATATTTATGAATACACGACATGATGAAATGAAATACTAAAGCTGCAAAGAGTTCTGAGAGTGAAGGTGTATGATCACGTGACTCACCTGGTGTTATAGCCTCCTTGTTAGTATAGTGGACAGTATGTCCGCCTGTCACGTGGAAGACCCGgattctgtgtaatgtttattgcagcctagaaaaaagtagcaGCCTCTGTGATGTGAGGCTGAACATAGAAACTGGTCAAagggaataaaatgaaaacacaaagacagagctttgtttttgtttcactgctgactaatacatttaaaacaggtAAGAACATAACCTTTTACATTTagaggaagaaacacaaaacatgtttcCGCCCGGTCTCGAACCGGGGACCTTTCGCGTGTTAGGCGAACGTGATAACCACTACACTACGGAAACTGATGGTGCGGACTGTGACGTCATACATACGAGATCTTGACCTGAAACCGCAAACATGGTTAGAAACCACTTGACTTATGGTGCTAATCACATGCTACAACCGAAACTGATGTTAGATGGACTTAATCTGACAGATAAGAGATGTAACAATAAGCATAGTACAGATATTTCAAAGGAACAATCAGTtggttcaaagaggatttttttctgGAGATCTAAGATTGAGAATATAAACTGGAGGAGAGCCTGGCTTTTACATTTGACCTTATAGATGCTGTATCACAAACAAAGCTAAAGAGGTACACTTCAAAATACTACATCAAATGTACCCTGTTAACACTAAGTTTACAGGTATTGAGAATGAGTGAAACTTCTGCAAAAACGACACAGAAACAAtttctcaccttttttttttcaggtgaaCTTTCCAAAAGATTCTGGAAAGATATTAAATctcatttttttctcagctgCTAATTATGTTTATTCTCTAAAACTCGAAGATGCTGTTTGTTACTATGATAACAAGGAAAATATTGCTCTTAAACATATCATAAACTTCATTATACTATATGCCaagtttttcattcacaaaAAGGAATTCTCAAGATCACTTCCGAAGATTTCAATTTTCCTTCTATAAAAGTACATTATTTATAATGTTCTTTTCTATCATTATTTTTACTCTAACACTACGACATATCACTCATGTGAGTTAAACCTACTTGGCATAGACCTGATTGTGGTTCTTAATGAACACTCAGGTAGAAACTGGGTCTCTTTACATCTGTCACAGGGGGAAACAGCGCCAAATCTCACCTGTGgtcaaaaatatattacatCCGTAGTGATAAGAACTACCATAgagaatgaatgggaaaagttaAGGAAATTAAGCTTTACTATTGTTGCTCTGAATCAACAACACTCAGGTTTAACCGAAGCTCAGCTAACACAGGTTTCCCTATCTGCATTAAGaggttatttatatttaggcTAATGACCTTTAGACAGTAGACAGTTCAAGAGCTTTTCAGTAGGCCTACCTTTGTTGATGAGTCCTTGAAGCTGTTTCCACTTTAACATCAGCTGTTACTGGGTCCATCATTAAAGCTTCTCAAAAGTCAGCTGATGACTCAGAAACAATTTTTAGTCAAACatctgtagtgtgtgtgtgtgtgtgtgtgtgtatgcgcgcgcgcgtgcgtgtgtCTGTACTTTCAGGTGAAGAATTAGTTGGTATGACGTCACAGTCTGCACCATCAGTTTCCGTAGTGTAGTGGTTATCACGTTCGCCTAACACGCGAAAGGTCCCCGGTTCGAGACCGGGCGgaaacatgttttgtgtttttgagtgtCACAGTTTTCACCTCACTCAAGCTTTAACAACTCCGAACACGTGTGTTTGtcgaatggaggtctatgaaagaggactGGAGCTAATACTGTAATCTTTTAGGTCTGATcttcttcacagaatgttctttttgttctagaactctgacatcaaagacagaattctggaattctgtctttgatgtcagagttctagaactgaactgaactgaactgaactgaactgaactgaacttttcagcccacgaccccaaAATATCGTCCCCAAAGACAAGCGACCCccgctgtccctcaaagtgatttaatgtggcttcatttagccgttctgcagaaaatgactacatatattatattttatatttattatattttattaaattatgttatattacattattattgtaactacaactcatggtcatattacatacctatatttattttgatttattgcttaatctgtcattaccaaccataatcacaccatgtctcCTCCGGTGCTCCTCTGACCCCCTCACAGACATTTTCCACACCCGCCTCACCAGCAGAGCCATCAGCATCGCTGGTGACACTCCCTCTTCAGTCTCCTGCCTTCAGGGAAAAGGTACCGGAGCCTCCGGGCCCGCTCCACCAGACTGTTGAATAGCTTTTTCCACCAGGCTGTCAGGATACTGAACTCGACTCACTACCTCCCCCCTATGCCCCCTGGACTGTagcacacacactacatacaaggactctacctcagctgctttttgcatATTAACCgttcacttaaaggtgacatatcatgcaaaatggactttttaatggttctttacctgaaatatgtgtccctgtctacaaacccccagagaatgaaaacaatccattctgcccctgttctgatttctccacctttctgtaaatgtgtgctgaaaccagccgtttcagacttccgtgtttttgttacgtaacaacaatatccggtctgtcacaggaagtcagagctcggagcttgttcagcccatagactgtataaaatacaactcaacccctcctccgtttttcattacctgcacacatgtgtgctaacaaggagcttaggagggaggcatgctagttgcaggctgtcttaataaacacaaaggtccctttgactccccacgtctgcagatttgaagatctagtggatgatttttatttatcatggataagtgctatcactagttagcatagccacatagctacatgttggtagctgtgtaccaagacccACGtagacatgctgacaaataaaacaaccagaaacactaaatctgtgaccaatggttcagaaaggtcctgctgcaggcgcctctccgtcaggatcagattctggatcagattcagagggttgaagtaacgcgatctctgagcagccgtgtatattcagccaacatgtaaacattagatcaacgtgctggacagccgaggccacacccacttcctgagggggcgtggtcagagagaaaacagactgttctgaggaggactgaagaagagggtttttcaggcagaccagaatctgatttcaaagtgtttttttgagcataaactttaaagacatgttttggggtactcttagaccaatatatgttgatgaaaaaagcgtgatatgtcacctttaatcatttacttatctcgaatactgtctgcaccttaatatcctttgcactgttatctatttacgttgtccatttttaaactgtcactgcactgtgtacataggctgtttttatatactgtattttattacattttattgtattttatatttaaattttagatatt of Notolabrus celidotus isolate fNotCel1 unplaced genomic scaffold, fNotCel1.pri scaffold_145_arrow_ctg1, whole genome shotgun sequence contains these proteins:
- the LOC117808735 gene encoding uncharacterized protein LOC117808735 → MQERFNDRGHREQYVSGRHLKLDQLKVVVRGGNRYLSKENIPDYPQPEFLASHLKHDTDLQGLKGIREMEGFRNPKCGSLLWWNLVVGPEEIETAERRLLETTYPDQTKEQIQTQQRFLEQFATSQVFKSSSMFGSNRFTFPVKELLEAYREQFCSGAELIMRVMETILYKQEVEYVVLVHSPANQEQYSQYPLLSDNQNPICSYEDGCFLWRSEAMCETHSFELVQSDAEKKMRAVGAGNYPQFYVWDNVAIALHVGDKVLKFDVNRLRENLTFCERATVTIVENALFQDFTAAEKEVAKLWPGYPPLMKDGEIKKESPQEYQYTAEGLETPSEYFCKKEEEEFKIE